In Syntrophobacterales bacterium, one genomic interval encodes:
- a CDS encoding DDE-type integrase/transposase/recombinase has translation MTEEQKQRVAVFRFGIIQEFLDVVRLDHGEQEELLRRKCDRQWDIPFSGRSSIGRSTILRWVHQYKSSGGSLESLYPRARNDRGKARALDEETSLALLECRRKLPGLTVPSLIRTMGEQKLLPAGISLNSSTVYRFLHSHNLMTRESSPVDRRKFEAELPNDLWQCDAMHGPALSSGGKKRKSYMIAFIDDHSRLIPHGQFYFSEGLRCFMDAFAQALLKRGLPRKLYTDNGSAFRSRQLEYTAATLGIALVHAKPYTPQGKGKIERFNRTVQTQFLPGFKGDTLEEINEAFDLWLSGDYHSRPHRATGQPPFKRFTSQMECMRSAPENLMDFFRRSIHRRVNKDRSVIVERRLFEAPVALIGKKVEILYHEENPEEVEIRHQEESWGLFRQVDLHVNSRVKRDKNSQIELSGEGACESGQLWEEA, from the coding sequence ATGACGGAAGAGCAGAAACAACGGGTGGCGGTGTTCCGATTCGGGATCATTCAAGAGTTTTTGGACGTTGTCCGACTGGATCATGGCGAACAGGAAGAGCTTTTACGACGGAAGTGCGACCGCCAGTGGGATATCCCTTTCTCCGGGCGGAGCAGTATCGGCCGCAGCACGATTTTACGGTGGGTTCATCAATACAAATCCAGCGGCGGCAGCCTGGAATCCCTCTACCCCCGGGCAAGAAACGACCGAGGGAAAGCTCGGGCTCTGGATGAGGAGACAAGCCTGGCCCTTCTGGAATGCCGGCGCAAGCTGCCGGGATTGACGGTTCCGTCGCTCATACGCACCATGGGCGAGCAGAAGCTCCTTCCCGCCGGAATCTCATTAAATTCTTCCACTGTTTACCGTTTTCTTCACAGTCACAACCTGATGACAAGAGAAAGCAGCCCTGTTGACCGGCGCAAGTTTGAAGCGGAATTGCCCAACGACCTGTGGCAATGCGACGCCATGCACGGTCCCGCGCTTTCGTCCGGCGGCAAGAAGCGTAAGAGCTATATGATCGCATTTATTGACGACCACTCCCGGCTTATTCCTCACGGGCAGTTTTACTTTTCCGAGGGGTTGCGCTGTTTCATGGATGCGTTTGCCCAGGCGTTGCTTAAACGAGGGTTGCCCCGGAAGTTATACACCGATAACGGGTCGGCCTTCCGTTCCCGGCAGTTGGAATATACCGCCGCGACCCTGGGCATTGCCCTTGTGCATGCAAAACCATACACGCCACAGGGAAAAGGGAAAATTGAACGATTCAACCGAACCGTCCAGACGCAGTTCCTTCCCGGGTTCAAAGGCGATACGCTCGAAGAGATCAACGAAGCCTTTGATCTGTGGCTTTCCGGGGATTACCATTCACGTCCTCACAGAGCAACCGGACAGCCTCCGTTCAAGCGTTTCACATCCCAAATGGAGTGTATGAGATCGGCGCCGGAGAATCTCATGGACTTTTTCCGCAGAAGTATCCATCGCCGCGTCAACAAGGATCGCTCAGTGATTGTGGAAAGGCGTTTGTTCGAAGCTCCGGTGGCGCTGATCGGTAAAAAGGTGGAGATACTCTACCACGAAGAAAACCCGGAAGAGGTGGAGATCCGCCATCAGGAGGAATCATGGGGTCTTTTTCGCCAGGTGGATTTGCACGTCAACAGCCGGGTCAAAAGAGACAAGAACAGCCAGATTGAACTTTCCGGAGAGGGCGCCTGCGAATCCGGACAACTGTGGGAGGAAGCGTGA
- a CDS encoding AAA family ATPase — MDDSYRQFFALKSEPFRADIKRGDIMVTQALSAVQDRVQYAVRLGAVALITGEIGSGKSTALRYVIGDFHPSEYRIIYITATSGSILELYRQILAEMGIDVKGVSKATMTRLIKLEILESRSKKIKIALMIDEASLLRLEVFAELHTLTQFEQDSKPFLPIILSGQINLVDNLQYRNSLPLASRVIAKSHLKGIDLKTMDDYLRHHLAIAGVKQMLFDDAAVTAIHQGSGGLLRKANHLARGAIIAAARKKSTTVTAEHVRLAATEIL; from the coding sequence ATGGACGACAGCTATCGGCAGTTTTTTGCCCTGAAGAGCGAGCCCTTCCGGGCTGACATCAAACGAGGCGATATTATGGTAACGCAGGCGCTTTCGGCTGTACAGGATCGCGTCCAGTACGCCGTCCGTCTGGGCGCCGTCGCCCTGATCACCGGCGAGATAGGCAGCGGCAAATCGACCGCGCTTCGCTATGTCATCGGCGATTTCCATCCCTCCGAATATAGGATCATTTACATCACCGCCACATCGGGGTCGATTTTGGAACTTTACCGACAAATCCTTGCCGAGATGGGCATAGACGTCAAAGGCGTTTCCAAGGCGACGATGACGAGGTTGATCAAACTGGAAATATTGGAATCGAGGAGCAAGAAGATAAAGATTGCGCTGATGATCGACGAAGCTTCTCTTTTGCGTCTTGAGGTCTTCGCGGAACTTCACACCCTGACCCAGTTCGAACAGGATTCCAAGCCGTTTCTGCCCATCATCCTTTCCGGTCAGATCAACCTTGTTGACAACCTTCAGTACCGGAACTCCCTCCCCCTGGCCTCCCGGGTAATTGCCAAAAGCCATCTCAAAGGGATTGATCTGAAAACCATGGATGATTACCTCAGGCATCATCTCGCGATTGCCGGAGTGAAACAGATGCTTTTTGACGATGCCGCTGTCACCGCCATTCACCAAGGCTCGGGCGGTCTCTTGCGCAAGGCAAATCACCTGGCCCGTGGCGCCATTATCGCCGCCGCCAGAAAAAAATCGACAACTGTTACGGCAGAGCATGTCCGTCTTGCCGCAACGGAAATATTATGA
- a CDS encoding site-specific DNA-methyltransferase codes for MPVKYIPYYPNTVTGQAILDNITRTRRVLRYRDNGKVVDRIKRGMPYYELEKIESVGSNVDNLLIRGECISACAYLQDQGVKVDLVYIDPPFASGADYAKKVYLRRNPEFAEKIANAEEEMDLEELRSFEEKMYGDIWNKEDYLNWMYENLTAIKSVMSETASIYVHLDWHIGHYVKVLMDEVFGEDNYKNELIWQKTTAPKAQSGQFANVHDMIYLYSCTDDYLFNKLYTEYSEQYLQDFYKYETTDGRKYRISDFSQAGQGSPMYFGKDGKSLLLEPPSGKHWIWGQNKITDGVINKRIILSTNNVPGLIRYLDEMPGNPLRDIWTDLRAIGPGANENANYVTQKPEALLERIIKASSNEGMIIADFFGGSGVAAQVAHYLDRKFIHVDVGINSIQTTRDRLIAAGAQFDIYDIRDGISLFRNPVQTMDKLKRLIAGLKNEDSIDSFWEGAVNDSKLGLMPVYVPNLLDHSTKVLDIPLMNRIMNEALPDLPDGVKQVIVYYVDIENEPELKKFIADCNATNIQIELRDLKSILDECVINDEVDYQLEEMESGFEIEFKSFVSDRLIQKIDVYNQKKLLSDAKNGSFDENGSANGDNGNAENGNGNGSKKPFTPIEISNNGLELIELVSLDCTNSDGVWKSDMELKVDKNGYVILNGRKTKEYWNGKIVAAKKPLRMKIRNIAGDESVINL; via the coding sequence ATGCCCGTGAAATACATACCCTATTATCCCAATACCGTAACGGGACAGGCGATACTGGACAACATCACCCGCACCCGCAGGGTGTTGCGCTACCGGGACAATGGCAAAGTGGTTGACCGCATCAAACGGGGAATGCCGTATTATGAACTGGAAAAGATCGAAAGCGTGGGAAGCAATGTCGATAATCTTCTCATCCGCGGCGAGTGCATTTCCGCCTGCGCTTACTTGCAAGATCAAGGCGTCAAGGTTGATCTTGTCTATATCGACCCGCCCTTTGCCAGCGGCGCGGATTACGCGAAGAAAGTGTACCTAAGGCGGAATCCTGAGTTTGCCGAAAAAATCGCCAACGCGGAAGAGGAAATGGATCTGGAAGAACTCCGCTCCTTTGAAGAAAAGATGTACGGCGACATCTGGAACAAGGAAGATTACCTGAACTGGATGTATGAAAATCTCACGGCCATTAAAAGTGTGATGAGTGAAACAGCCAGCATTTATGTGCACTTGGACTGGCATATCGGGCATTATGTCAAGGTGCTGATGGATGAGGTGTTTGGCGAGGATAACTATAAAAACGAACTGATATGGCAAAAAACGACGGCGCCAAAGGCTCAATCCGGACAATTTGCTAATGTACACGATATGATATATCTGTACTCATGCACTGATGATTATCTATTTAATAAACTTTACACAGAGTATAGCGAACAATACTTACAAGACTTTTATAAATATGAAACAACGGACGGTAGAAAATACAGGATTTCAGACTTTTCACAAGCTGGGCAAGGAAGCCCAATGTATTTTGGAAAAGACGGAAAATCACTTTTATTAGAGCCTCCATCAGGAAAACACTGGATATGGGGTCAAAATAAAATTACCGATGGTGTGATAAATAAACGTATTATTTTATCAACAAATAATGTCCCCGGATTAATACGTTATTTAGACGAAATGCCCGGGAATCCATTAAGAGATATATGGACAGATTTAAGGGCAATAGGACCTGGGGCAAATGAGAATGCCAACTACGTCACCCAAAAGCCCGAAGCCTTGCTCGAAAGAATCATCAAGGCATCTTCCAATGAAGGGATGATCATCGCCGATTTTTTCGGCGGCAGCGGTGTTGCGGCCCAAGTGGCGCATTACCTTGACCGCAAGTTTATTCATGTGGATGTGGGGATCAATAGCATTCAGACCACGCGTGACCGGCTGATTGCCGCCGGAGCGCAATTTGATATTTACGATATTCGGGACGGTATATCGCTTTTCCGCAACCCCGTGCAGACCATGGATAAATTGAAACGCCTGATTGCCGGCCTGAAAAATGAGGATTCTATAGACAGCTTCTGGGAAGGCGCGGTGAACGACAGCAAACTCGGCCTTATGCCGGTATATGTGCCGAACCTTCTTGACCACAGCACAAAGGTGCTCGACATACCGCTTATGAACCGCATCATGAACGAAGCGCTGCCCGATCTGCCGGACGGCGTGAAGCAGGTCATCGTTTACTATGTGGACATCGAAAACGAGCCGGAACTGAAAAAGTTTATCGCCGACTGTAATGCGACCAATATTCAGATTGAACTGCGGGATTTAAAGAGCATTCTCGATGAATGCGTTATCAACGATGAAGTGGATTATCAGCTCGAGGAAATGGAGAGCGGATTTGAAATAGAATTTAAGTCCTTTGTCAGCGACCGACTTATTCAGAAAATTGACGTCTACAACCAGAAAAAACTCTTAAGCGACGCTAAAAATGGATCGTTTGATGAAAACGGTTCTGCAAATGGCGATAACGGCAACGCCGAAAACGGCAATGGGAACGGCAGCAAAAAACCGTTTACTCCGATAGAAATCAGCAACAATGGGTTGGAACTAATCGAGCTTGTCAGCCTTGATTGTACAAATTCAGACGGCGTCTGGAAAAGCGATATGGAACTCAAAGTGGATAAGAACGGCTATGTCATTCTGAATGGCCGCAAGACAAAGGAATACTGGAACGGCAAAATCGTTGCCGCAAAGAAGCCGTTGCGAATGAAGATACGGAATATCGCCGGAGACGAGTCTGTTATTAATTTATAG